The genome window TGACATGTTGGTTTGTTCAGCGCGGCCCGGTGCGGTTCATGTGGCGCTCGCCTGCTTCATTTTCCGCAAACTCTTTGATGTCTGGCCTTACATTATCGATTTTCTAAAGGCTTTTTGCGAGCCGCGATATTTAGCCACGATTTGCGGCGGATGTCAACAGAATATTTTTAGGCGTCAACGACAAGGTAGAGCGTCGCGCCCCGCGCGGATTGAAACCGCATGGCTTTGAGCGGGTGAATGGTCTCTGGCAGTCGCGCCTATTGCGTACGCGTGGATTGAAACGAGGTGCGCAAGACGATATACATCCTTAACACGAGTTCAAATCCCGTCAGGTACGCCAAACCTTCCCAAAGAACTTATCTTCAGATGCCTTACAAACTAATTGAAAGCGCGATGTCCGATAAAATGCTCAGTTGCACAATAAGCGCATGGCCAAGATGCGAGGTTAGGCTTTAACTGTGGTTCTCAATTTTGATCGCACAAGCCCTCGAAAGGTGATGCATGGCAGAAGCAAGAAGATTGAAAGGCCTTTTGTTCACCAGCGACGCTCGGGTGCTCTCGCTAATGGACCAGGTACTGGACAATTTCGAAATTGATACCGAGGTCTGCCGTGATTCTGTGACCACATTGGATGCGGTAACCACGACAAAGCTTGACACCTTGATCATAGATTGGACCGGCAGTGAAGAATCGGCGCGGGTCTTGAGCGCCATGCGCAACTCTGAGCACAACGCCAAGTCCACCGTGTTGGCTATGGTCAACGGAGATCCCGAAATGCAGGCTGCGACCAGCGCCGGGGCAAACTTCATCGCCTACAAGCCCATGAATGTTGATCAGGCCACGCGGTTTCTGCGAGCAGCCTACGGAAACATGCTTCTTCAGCGCCGGCGAGCAATACGCTGTCCGGTCGATATTCCGGTAGTCGCGAATGTGACCGGAACAGGACCGGTCGAGGGCCGGATCACAGATATCAGCGTCCAAGGGCTGGCATTTCTATGTACGTACAACATACGCTTGGATCAACAGATTTCGATGGCAATCAATCTTCCGGGAACGTCGGTTCTGATCCACGTAACCGGAAGAGTAAGAAACACGATTACCCCCGATACCCGGACACGGGTCGGCGTTTGTTTCTCTTCCGTACCTCAAAATGAGCTCTCTTTGCTTGAGCGATGGATTTCCGATCATTTGTCCTAGCTACCGTGCTTGGACTAAAGTAATCGGGTGAAACTTGACTGCTCAGAGCGGGCAGCGGAAACTTTGTAGATAACTTACGGTGCGCTCGGTCGGCGCCGCTATCAATCCATATGTTGACAAAAGGGTTTTCAAGCGCGCCAAGGATAAACCAGAAAGCTGGAATGAGGCTATGGTTATTAGTCCTCGGGGCATCTTTGTTTCTGGCGCAATCCGCGACTGCTCAAGACTGGGGCTTAGTATGGAGCGATGAATTCAACG of Terriglobales bacterium contains these proteins:
- a CDS encoding PilZ domain-containing protein, which translates into the protein MKGLLFTSDARVLSLMDQVLDNFEIDTEVCRDSVTTLDAVTTTKLDTLIIDWTGSEESARVLSAMRNSEHNAKSTVLAMVNGDPEMQAATSAGANFIAYKPMNVDQATRFLRAAYGNMLLQRRRAIRCPVDIPVVANVTGTGPVEGRITDISVQGLAFLCTYNIRLDQQISMAINLPGTSVLIHVTGRVRNTITPDTRTRVGVCFSSVPQNELSLLERWISDHLS